The window CGGATCGTTTCCGCAGAAAGATTGAATCCTACCTGCCCAAAATTAGATTGAAGATAAGTATTTAGGATGACGTTCTGGTACTTTTGCTGCAAATAAGCAATCTCCTTTTGAAACGGGGTTAGCTTCTGGAGCAAAAGTACAAGGGCTGCTTCATCAACACCGTCTCCCTGAAATTTCTCCTGTAAATGCCAGCTATCATAAGGCGCTACAGTACTTCCTCTTTTCAGCTTCTCTCCCTTTTTGATAACCGAGCTGGGAGGGGTATGCAGTAATGTGCTGATTTCGCCAAAATCCAAACTATCATCATAAATACTAAATGAAAAGCTGCCGGTCATCCGTACTCCCCCTGTTTTATTTACTTTTTAACAATAAACCATTAGAACTCCATGGTCATCTCCTCGTATCTGAAAGCCATAACACACTAGCCTCTTTTCTTCCTATTGATACCATAATTCTTCCAGATTGTCTGCTATGGAATTAACGTGCCAACTCTTGCATTATCCAAGTTATGTAATATACTCTACAGAATAGACAAGAACACGGAGGCCTTAACATGCAACCTGTATTCGAAACCGAACGATTACGATTACGCCCGTTTGAACTAACCGATGCCTGCACTGTGCAGGAATTAGCCGGTGATGTTGCGGTGGCGAGAACCACCTTATCTATCCCCCATCCTTACACGCTCGAAGCGGCAGAGCAGTGGCTGACAGCATGCATTGGCAGAAAAGATGAGGGCGAGGGTTATCCTTGGGCAATGGTAATTAAGGACAGCAACCAGCTAATCGGCTGTATGAGCCTCAATATT of the Paenibacillus pedocola genome contains:
- a CDS encoding DUF4279 domain-containing protein — translated: MTGSFSFSIYDDSLDFGEISTLLHTPPSSVIKKGEKLKRGSTVAPYDSWHLQEKFQGDGVDEAALVLLLQKLTPFQKEIAYLQQKYQNVILNTYLQSNFGQVGFNLSAETIRQLSLTGLEMGIHILSYGGVEE